One genomic region from Paramicrobacterium agarici encodes:
- a CDS encoding methionine/alanine import family NSS transporter small subunit: MSASAIIMMLVAIVTVWGGMAVSIVHLMRHPEEHDDE; the protein is encoded by the coding sequence ATGAGCGCATCCGCCATCATCATGATGCTCGTCGCGATCGTCACGGTGTGGGGCGGCATGGCCGTCTCGATCGTTCACCTCATGCGGCATCCCGAAGAGCACGACGACGAGTGA
- a CDS encoding cation:dicarboxylate symporter family transporter, with amino-acid sequence MAMTPQPRTSGASSNASPQRKKDRTHWLYIMVIVAVVLGAAIGLIFPEAGVALKPLGTAFVALIKMIIAPVIFCTIVLGVGSVARAATVGKVGGLAMLYFLVMATFALVIGLVVGNIVHPGSGLHLEPYKEAAGGESNATVDFLMSLIPGDIPVLPTLVLALLVGFALQSMGKAGEPVVNGIRHIQAVVFKLMMMIMWAAPVGAFGAIAAVVGNTGWAAIGSMAILMGAFYLTCALFIVVVLGGILKLVTGLNIFMLMKYLAREYLLIFSTSSSESALPRLIAKMEHAGVSKPVVGITVPTGYSFNLDGTAIYLTMASLFVSTAMGMPMNLGEQVSLLVFMIIASKGAAGVTGAGLATLAAGLQAHRPELLEGMGVIVGIDKFMSECRALTNFTGNAVATLLIGRWTHEIDMQQARAALSGTSPFDELALEPDAHTSTAPKSGEPEPEKELEAAR; translated from the coding sequence ATGGCAATGACGCCACAACCCCGCACATCGGGCGCGTCTTCGAACGCTTCGCCTCAGCGCAAGAAGGATCGCACCCACTGGCTCTACATCATGGTGATCGTCGCCGTGGTGCTTGGCGCCGCGATCGGCCTCATTTTTCCCGAGGCCGGCGTCGCGCTGAAACCCCTCGGAACCGCGTTTGTCGCGCTGATCAAGATGATCATCGCGCCCGTGATCTTCTGCACGATCGTGCTCGGCGTTGGCTCTGTCGCCCGCGCGGCGACGGTCGGCAAGGTCGGCGGGCTCGCCATGCTGTACTTCTTGGTCATGGCGACGTTCGCGCTCGTCATCGGTCTTGTCGTCGGCAACATCGTGCATCCGGGAAGCGGCCTGCACCTCGAGCCGTACAAGGAGGCCGCGGGCGGCGAGTCGAACGCGACCGTCGACTTCTTGATGAGCCTCATTCCCGGCGACATTCCGGTGCTTCCCACGCTCGTGCTTGCCCTGCTCGTGGGCTTCGCGCTGCAGTCGATGGGCAAGGCCGGAGAACCCGTTGTGAACGGCATCCGTCACATTCAGGCTGTGGTCTTCAAGCTCATGATGATGATCATGTGGGCCGCTCCCGTCGGGGCTTTCGGTGCGATCGCCGCCGTCGTCGGCAACACCGGCTGGGCCGCGATCGGGTCGATGGCGATTCTGATGGGCGCGTTCTACCTCACGTGCGCGCTGTTCATCGTGGTCGTGCTTGGCGGCATCCTGAAACTCGTGACGGGCCTGAACATCTTCATGCTCATGAAGTACCTGGCCCGCGAGTACCTGCTGATCTTCTCGACGTCGTCGTCGGAGTCGGCGCTGCCGCGGCTCATCGCGAAGATGGAGCATGCGGGCGTTTCGAAGCCGGTCGTCGGCATCACGGTGCCGACCGGGTACTCGTTCAACCTCGACGGGACCGCGATTTACCTCACCATGGCGTCGCTGTTCGTCTCGACGGCCATGGGCATGCCGATGAACCTCGGAGAGCAGGTGTCGCTGCTGGTGTTCATGATCATCGCGTCGAAGGGTGCTGCTGGAGTCACGGGTGCCGGGCTCGCGACGCTCGCCGCCGGGCTGCAGGCGCACCGGCCCGAACTGCTCGAGGGCATGGGCGTGATCGTCGGCATCGACAAGTTCATGTCGGAGTGCCGCGCGCTCACCAACTTCACGGGCAACGCCGTCGCGACGCTGCTCATCGGGCGCTGGACGCACGAGATCGACATGCAGCAGGCGCGTGCTGCGCTCTCGGGCACGAGCCCGTTCGACGAGCTTGCGCTTGAGCCCGATGCACATACGAGTACCGCTCCGAAGTCTGGGGAACCAGAACCCGAGAAGGAACTCGAGGCCGCTCGCTGA
- a CDS encoding MalY/PatB family protein has protein sequence MTFAERIDALTIDDLRRTGATKWIAPGIDIGAFIAEMDFGVADPVKSALRDAVDAEVFGYLPESMLRDVKAATASALASRGYPVSADHVIAVPDVLRALELTLTRLMSPQGKVIVPTPSYMPFLFLPPRLGREVIEVPMIDDDGTWRFDLDALRAAFAAGGEILLLCQPFNPLGRVFSRDELAAVSSVVGEAGGRVFADEIWAPLVLPGATHVSYATVSDAAAQHTVTATSAAKGWNLPGLKCAQLIVSGDADRARFDDADWISHGASTMGAAATIAAYTEGGPWLDDVVSYLDGNRAELLDLVAEHLPGVTMHRPEGTYVAWLDFTALGIDSPGEFFAENARVGVTDGAGCGAAGVGGARFIFATPLPIMREAITRMGAALREHGLA, from the coding sequence GTGACATTCGCCGAACGCATCGACGCGCTGACCATCGACGATCTGAGGCGAACGGGCGCGACAAAGTGGATCGCTCCCGGCATCGACATCGGCGCGTTCATTGCCGAGATGGACTTCGGGGTGGCCGACCCCGTCAAGTCCGCGCTGCGTGACGCGGTCGACGCCGAGGTCTTCGGCTACCTGCCCGAATCGATGCTGCGGGACGTCAAGGCGGCGACAGCATCCGCGCTCGCCTCGCGCGGCTACCCGGTCTCGGCCGACCACGTGATCGCCGTTCCCGACGTGCTGCGCGCGCTCGAGCTCACGCTCACGCGTCTCATGAGCCCGCAGGGCAAGGTCATCGTTCCGACGCCGTCGTACATGCCGTTCCTGTTTCTGCCCCCGCGGCTCGGGCGCGAGGTCATCGAAGTGCCGATGATCGACGACGACGGCACCTGGCGCTTTGACCTCGATGCCTTGCGTGCCGCGTTCGCCGCCGGAGGCGAGATTCTGCTGCTCTGCCAGCCCTTCAACCCGCTCGGGCGCGTGTTCAGTCGCGACGAGCTTGCCGCGGTGAGCTCCGTCGTGGGCGAGGCGGGTGGACGCGTGTTCGCCGACGAGATCTGGGCACCTCTCGTGCTTCCGGGTGCGACGCACGTGTCATATGCAACGGTGTCGGATGCTGCCGCACAACACACGGTCACGGCGACGTCCGCCGCCAAGGGGTGGAACCTTCCGGGCCTCAAATGCGCGCAGCTCATCGTCTCGGGTGACGCCGATCGCGCCCGTTTCGACGACGCGGACTGGATCTCGCACGGTGCCTCGACCATGGGCGCTGCGGCAACGATCGCGGCGTACACCGAGGGTGGCCCGTGGCTCGACGACGTCGTGAGCTACCTCGACGGCAACCGTGCCGAGCTGCTCGATCTCGTCGCCGAGCACCTGCCCGGGGTGACGATGCATCGCCCCGAGGGCACCTACGTCGCGTGGCTCGACTTCACAGCGCTCGGCATCGACTCCCCCGGCGAGTTCTTCGCCGAGAACGCGCGTGTCGGTGTTACCGACGGAGCAGGATGCGGCGCCGCTGGCGTGGGTGGCGCGCGGTTCATCTTCGCAACGCCGCTCCCCATCATGCGCGAGGCGATCACGCGCATGGGAGCGGCGCTGCGCGAGCACGGGCTGGCCTGA
- the purU gene encoding formyltetrahydrofolate deformylase codes for MTSAPVPSAESTNDPNHWVLTFVCPDQPGIVHDVSGAIVAARGNISESQQFASVDTDRFFMRLQVQSSASRDEFETALAPVAEKFGMTWNVDTVGRPVRTLMLASTAAHCVNDLLFRQRAGHLPIDVPLILANHPDLGSLAEFYGVPFESQPVVDADTKAAFEQRVLDAVDEYDIELVVLARYMQILSPELCAALEGRAINIHHSFLPGFKGANPYRQAHARGVKLIGATAHFVTSDLDEGPIIEQNVVRVDHTQSPKQLVAIGQDEESRTLTQAVKWFAEKRVLLDGARTIIFK; via the coding sequence GTGACTTCCGCACCCGTTCCCTCTGCTGAGAGCACGAACGACCCGAACCACTGGGTTCTCACGTTCGTGTGCCCCGATCAACCTGGAATCGTGCACGACGTGAGCGGTGCGATCGTGGCCGCGCGCGGCAACATCAGCGAAAGCCAGCAATTCGCGAGCGTCGACACCGACCGGTTCTTCATGCGCCTGCAGGTGCAGTCGTCGGCGTCTCGCGACGAGTTCGAGACGGCGCTGGCCCCCGTGGCCGAGAAGTTCGGCATGACGTGGAACGTCGACACCGTGGGGCGCCCGGTGCGCACGCTCATGCTCGCGTCGACGGCGGCGCACTGCGTCAATGACCTGCTGTTCCGCCAGCGCGCGGGGCACCTGCCCATTGACGTTCCGCTCATTCTCGCGAACCACCCCGACCTCGGCTCGCTCGCGGAGTTCTACGGCGTTCCCTTCGAGTCACAGCCGGTGGTCGACGCCGACACGAAGGCTGCGTTCGAGCAGCGCGTTCTCGACGCCGTCGACGAGTACGACATCGAGCTCGTCGTGCTCGCCCGCTACATGCAGATCCTCTCGCCCGAGCTGTGCGCCGCGCTCGAGGGTCGCGCCATCAACATCCACCATTCCTTTCTCCCTGGATTCAAGGGCGCCAACCCGTACCGCCAGGCGCACGCACGCGGCGTCAAGCTCATCGGCGCCACCGCGCACTTCGTCACGAGCGATCTCGACGAGGGTCCGATCATCGAGCAGAACGTCGTGCGCGTCGACCACACGCAGTCGCCCAAGCAGCTCGTCGCGATCGGGCAAGACGAAGAGAGCCGCACGCTCACGCAGGCGGTGAAGTGGTTCGCAGAAAAGCGCGTGCTGCTCGACGGCGCCCGCACGATCATCTTCAAATAG
- a CDS encoding MerR family DNA-binding transcriptional regulator, translating into MKIGELSERTGIPTRMLRYYEQQGLIAPMRSANGYRSYAERDVERAIQVRGLVQSGLSTRLTKLVLDAADVCSRQEVVECSVDVADELADELAAIESRISCLTRSRDTVRDFLCRSNNKERLLPAAASASAS; encoded by the coding sequence GTGAAGATCGGCGAGCTTTCGGAGCGCACGGGCATACCGACACGGATGCTGCGCTACTACGAACAGCAGGGGCTCATTGCCCCGATGCGCTCAGCCAACGGATACCGCTCATACGCGGAGCGAGACGTCGAGCGCGCGATTCAGGTGCGCGGTCTCGTGCAGTCCGGTCTCTCCACGCGCCTGACGAAGCTCGTGCTCGATGCCGCAGACGTGTGCTCGAGACAAGAGGTCGTCGAATGCTCTGTCGATGTCGCCGACGAGCTGGCCGACGAACTCGCGGCGATCGAGTCGCGCATCAGCTGCCTCACCCGCAGCCGTGACACCGTGCGCGACTTTCTCTGCCGTTCGAACAACAAGGAGCGCCTCCTTCCCGCGGCTGCGTCAGCGTCAGCATCCTGA
- a CDS encoding MFS transporter — protein MPETTTSVTSVPSDVQSGTSFPYLATGVLSLVLALTVAAESLPAAIMPQMAATLGADNLQIGLLLSAWAVTVILASIPLARLTRRIDRRLVVSGSLAVFALGSLGTALAPTYEIALVTRVVTAAAHGLLWSVVIVYATAILDSRHLGRGLAIVTGGVTVALALGLPAGAAIALVGDWCFAFLGVGVLVGILSFVVARFLPRVASEASVPAQSEPDAEPAKGDASRAPVAALLAAALVFAFGHFTLFAYITPYLTDAAHFDAGWTGPLLALFGAAGFVGILVSGLTVDRWPSIALPVTFASMAVATVALAVAPAVPALVVAGVFVWGVAMGAMSPLVQTAVMRTASPQLRATASAALVVSFNSGIAAGSWVGGVVESTAGTPANAALTAVASTASVVLVLLAQKLASRARA, from the coding sequence ATGCCTGAAACAACTACCTCCGTCACCTCGGTACCGAGCGACGTACAGTCGGGCACGTCGTTCCCCTACCTCGCGACCGGTGTGCTGTCACTCGTGCTGGCACTCACTGTCGCCGCGGAGTCGCTGCCCGCGGCGATCATGCCGCAGATGGCTGCCACGCTCGGCGCCGACAATCTGCAAATCGGTCTTCTGTTGTCGGCGTGGGCCGTCACGGTGATCCTCGCCAGCATCCCGCTTGCTCGTCTGACCCGTCGCATCGACCGTCGCCTCGTCGTGTCCGGGTCGCTTGCCGTCTTCGCCCTGGGAAGCCTTGGAACGGCGCTCGCGCCGACGTATGAGATCGCCCTCGTGACCCGCGTAGTCACGGCAGCGGCACACGGTCTGCTGTGGTCCGTCGTGATCGTGTACGCGACGGCGATTCTCGATTCACGGCATCTCGGGCGCGGGCTCGCGATCGTCACGGGAGGCGTCACGGTTGCGCTCGCACTCGGGCTTCCGGCCGGGGCGGCGATCGCGCTCGTGGGGGACTGGTGCTTCGCATTTCTCGGGGTCGGTGTGCTCGTCGGCATCCTGTCGTTCGTCGTGGCGCGCTTTCTGCCGCGCGTTGCCTCCGAGGCTTCCGTGCCCGCACAGAGCGAGCCGGACGCGGAGCCCGCGAAAGGTGACGCGTCGCGTGCCCCGGTCGCCGCGCTGCTCGCCGCGGCACTGGTCTTCGCGTTCGGGCACTTCACGCTCTTCGCCTACATCACGCCCTACCTGACCGACGCGGCGCACTTCGACGCGGGCTGGACGGGGCCGCTGCTCGCGCTCTTCGGGGCGGCGGGATTCGTCGGCATCCTCGTGAGCGGACTGACGGTGGATCGCTGGCCCTCGATCGCGCTGCCCGTCACCTTCGCCAGCATGGCCGTGGCCACCGTGGCGCTTGCTGTCGCGCCGGCCGTTCCCGCTCTCGTCGTCGCCGGCGTCTTCGTCTGGGGTGTGGCGATGGGAGCAATGTCGCCGCTCGTGCAGACCGCCGTCATGCGCACGGCGTCACCGCAGCTGCGCGCCACCGCGAGCGCGGCGCTGGTCGTGTCGTTCAACAGCGGAATCGCCGCGGGGTCGTGGGTGGGCGGCGTGGTCGAGAGCACGGCGGGCACGCCCGCGAATGCCGCCCTCACGGCCGTGGCCTCGACAGCATCCGTCGTTCTCGTTCTGCTCGCGCAGAAGCTCGCCTCACGCGCACGCGCGTGA
- a CDS encoding MFS transporter, which yields MTTSPIPVAPRSASIPTDRRPFPWLGLILLSAGVFLAITSEVTPTGLLPEMSSALSVTEGQIGLLVSIFAFTVVITSAPLTALTVRLPRKPLIVAVLVVLGIANLATGLAPTYALVVVARIVGGLAHGLFWSLVPAYAARIVSRENLSRAVSLTLAGGTLALVLGVPLATALGHAVGWRWAFVAISAGLILGAIAVLLWLAPVAREKHEAQDAGATKRRDSTVVPVLVICVTVAIIMIGNYAFYTYVTPFLLDPVGVPSEYISIALFVYGGAGAIGLVLTGTVFARRTRLGIVIGLAGVAASVLALAFTVGGFWGSMVALAVWGLAFGMVPPLLQTRMLQTASERFRDTASAIYTTAFNVGISGGAFLGAMLLPWLGIQSLPLVNAALTVVGLVIVLAVVLRSRRRVVT from the coding sequence ATGACTACCTCCCCAATTCCTGTTGCTCCGCGTTCTGCGAGCATCCCCACCGACCGCCGGCCGTTTCCGTGGCTCGGGCTCATTCTGCTCTCGGCAGGCGTCTTTCTCGCGATTACGAGCGAGGTCACGCCCACGGGGCTCCTGCCCGAGATGAGTTCTGCGCTCAGCGTCACCGAGGGTCAGATCGGCCTACTCGTGTCGATCTTCGCATTCACTGTCGTGATCACGAGCGCACCGCTGACCGCGCTCACCGTACGGTTGCCGCGCAAGCCGCTCATCGTTGCCGTGCTCGTTGTGCTCGGCATCGCCAACCTCGCCACGGGACTTGCGCCCACCTACGCGCTCGTGGTTGTCGCGCGCATTGTCGGCGGCCTCGCGCATGGCCTGTTCTGGTCGCTCGTTCCGGCGTATGCCGCGCGCATCGTCTCGCGCGAGAACCTCAGCCGCGCCGTGTCGCTCACGCTTGCGGGCGGCACGCTCGCGCTCGTGCTCGGCGTTCCGCTCGCGACAGCACTCGGGCATGCTGTGGGCTGGCGCTGGGCGTTCGTCGCCATCTCGGCCGGCCTCATTCTGGGGGCGATTGCGGTTCTGCTCTGGCTCGCTCCCGTTGCCCGCGAGAAGCACGAGGCACAGGATGCTGGCGCCACGAAGCGCCGCGATTCCACTGTCGTTCCGGTGCTCGTGATCTGCGTCACCGTCGCGATCATCATGATCGGCAACTACGCCTTCTACACGTATGTCACGCCGTTTCTGCTCGACCCCGTCGGTGTGCCCTCCGAGTACATCAGCATTGCGCTGTTCGTCTACGGCGGCGCCGGAGCGATCGGTCTCGTTCTGACAGGAACGGTGTTCGCCCGCCGCACGCGGCTCGGCATTGTGATCGGGCTCGCCGGAGTCGCAGCATCCGTTCTGGCTCTCGCATTCACGGTCGGTGGCTTTTGGGGATCGATGGTCGCGCTCGCCGTGTGGGGGCTGGCATTCGGCATGGTGCCGCCGCTGTTGCAGACAAGGATGCTGCAGACGGCGAGCGAGCGCTTTCGTGACACGGCGAGTGCGATCTACACGACGGCCTTCAACGTGGGCATCAGCGGGGGAGCGTTCCTCGGCGCGATGCTGCTGCCGTGGCTGGGCATTCAGTCGCTGCCGCTGGTCAATGCGGCGCTCACGGTTGTGGGTCTCGTGATTGTGCTGGCTGTCGTGCTGCGGAGCCGCCGCCGGGTTGTCACGTAA
- a CDS encoding sodium-dependent transporter encodes MKAKSSAVGLRTRETFSGRNAFIFAAIGSAVGLGNIWRFPYVAYDNGGGAFIVPYLIALVTAGIPLLFLDYAIGHKFRGSPPMAFRRLHKKAEMFGWWQVLICFVIAVYYAVIIAWAACYTWFSVTKAWGDDPAGFLMGEYLQVADEVNVQFNFVPGVLIPLILVWVAAIAILAFGVQKGIARSAMIFIPLLFVMFIILVVQSLFLPGAFEGLNALFTPDWSRMADSGIWIAAYGQIFFSLSVAFGIMLTYASYLKKKTDLTGSGFVVGFSNSGFEILAGIGVFAALGFIATQNGQAVDEVAASGIGLAFIGFPTIISQAPAGALLGVLFFASLVFAGFTSMVSILEVVISAIKDKLGLGRVSATLWVGIPMAIISILLFPTTTGLNLLDVTDAFVNSFGIVAVALVVVIFLTAGFTALPKLRDHLNKTSSIRMGRTWMMFVGGITPIILGYILIDSLQTMISEGYGDMPAWFVGVFGWGMAIALVVVAYLLSKLPWSSKSALHDPDIDGEPVSAPILDPEIDAKEIARHDAETGEFAAANAPDEPAAATRRSARNGKDRP; translated from the coding sequence GTGAAAGCTAAATCATCGGCCGTGGGCCTCAGAACGCGCGAGACGTTCTCGGGGCGCAACGCCTTCATCTTCGCGGCGATCGGATCCGCCGTCGGGCTGGGCAACATCTGGCGCTTCCCCTACGTCGCGTATGACAACGGCGGCGGCGCCTTCATTGTGCCGTACCTGATCGCGCTGGTCACGGCGGGAATCCCGCTGCTGTTTCTCGACTACGCCATCGGTCACAAGTTCCGCGGTTCACCGCCCATGGCGTTCCGGCGTCTGCACAAGAAGGCCGAGATGTTCGGCTGGTGGCAGGTGCTGATCTGCTTCGTCATCGCCGTGTACTACGCCGTCATCATCGCGTGGGCCGCCTGCTACACCTGGTTCTCTGTCACGAAGGCGTGGGGGGACGACCCGGCGGGCTTCTTGATGGGCGAATACCTGCAGGTCGCCGACGAGGTGAACGTGCAGTTCAACTTCGTTCCCGGCGTGCTGATTCCGCTCATTCTCGTGTGGGTCGCGGCCATCGCGATTCTCGCATTCGGCGTCCAGAAGGGCATCGCCCGCTCGGCGATGATCTTCATTCCGCTGCTCTTCGTGATGTTCATCATCCTTGTCGTGCAGTCGCTGTTCCTCCCGGGTGCCTTCGAAGGGCTCAACGCACTGTTCACGCCCGACTGGAGCCGCATGGCCGACAGCGGAATCTGGATCGCGGCGTACGGGCAGATCTTCTTCTCGCTCTCGGTGGCGTTCGGCATCATGCTCACGTACGCGTCGTATCTCAAGAAGAAGACCGACCTCACCGGCAGCGGTTTCGTCGTCGGGTTCTCGAACAGCGGGTTTGAGATCCTCGCCGGAATCGGCGTCTTCGCCGCTCTCGGGTTCATCGCAACTCAGAACGGCCAGGCGGTCGACGAGGTTGCAGCATCCGGTATCGGTCTGGCGTTCATCGGATTCCCGACGATCATCTCGCAGGCTCCGGCGGGCGCTTTGCTCGGCGTGCTGTTCTTCGCCTCGCTCGTCTTCGCCGGCTTCACGTCGATGGTCAGCATCCTCGAAGTCGTCATCTCGGCGATCAAGGACAAGCTGGGCCTCGGGCGCGTCAGTGCGACGCTCTGGGTCGGCATTCCCATGGCGATCATCTCGATTCTGCTATTCCCCACGACGACGGGTCTCAACCTGCTCGACGTGACCGACGCATTCGTGAACAGCTTCGGAATCGTCGCGGTCGCCCTGGTCGTCGTGATCTTCCTCACGGCGGGCTTCACGGCACTGCCGAAGCTGCGCGATCACCTGAACAAGACGTCGTCGATTCGCATGGGCCGCACGTGGATGATGTTCGTCGGCGGAATCACGCCGATCATTCTCGGCTACATTCTCATCGACTCGCTGCAGACGATGATCAGCGAAGGCTACGGCGACATGCCCGCGTGGTTCGTCGGCGTGTTTGGCTGGGGCATGGCGATCGCGCTCGTCGTTGTCGCGTACCTGCTGTCGAAACTGCCGTGGTCGTCGAAGTCAGCGCTTCACGATCCCGACATCGACGGCGAGCCGGTCTCAGCGCCGATTCTCGACCCCGAGATCGACGCGAAGGAAATCGCGCGTCACGACGCAGAGACGGGCGAGTTCGCCGCCGCGAACGCACCCGATGAGCCTGCCGCAGCAACGAGACGCTCGGCGCGCAACGGAAAGGACAGGCCATGA
- a CDS encoding sigma-70 family RNA polymerase sigma factor, producing MFGANAAEPSDSRLIERTRDGDESAYAELWRRHSAAGLTVARSITSSLDHDDLVQEAFVRVFTAVRKGGGPKGAFRPYLFTTLRNTAAEWGRKRRETSLDRLESFEDPATSEAETEAALDRGLTAKAFRSLPSRWQEVLWYSEVEQMTPAEIGPLLGMKTNSVAALTYRAREGLRQAWIQAHINSAVEGSECRWTLERMGSYARSALGKRDTVRFEEHLDECARCTIVVAEAKAVGSRIALVLLPLAIGATGASSYLAWLQSGQDAAVMAMPAGLAASVGAPAGAAGAGAASGGSGGASGGGASGSAGGAGTTSTGLSAGALAVGGTVIAGVLAAAVAAAVIFIPTLSPVDGDAQTSPPQAAGQPPAVGDPDDGAELVLPDEKLPPEDSVPPADDAPPADSPPAAEPPAQDPPVAAPPVDEPPSDDVDDAAPPSKPDDSDDDTVNPPPGETPLAAPSDIAYDNGGGTSYPVVSGTAAPGSTVTLAITSAGEEPTTQSTGESASLMMAPTAASIEPLVVTADGQGAWVTEPLRYNPGAYSLTATTTLGERSSPASAPVEFVVTASPAITGVGGTAHCSLDPATEEIACDEATAVDITSLTFAGTNNAPVQITLTNGDASPFVWTAEISDEGTLAWEFEDPLPVEVALGDTVSIEYVASGSAVPGTSRLLLTYLEDPAVASPGSSAAASIDPPSRAMRSEDLVSGA from the coding sequence ATGTTTGGTGCCAACGCCGCTGAGCCGTCGGACTCCCGTCTGATTGAGCGCACGCGCGACGGCGACGAGAGCGCGTACGCGGAGCTGTGGCGGCGGCATTCGGCGGCTGGTCTCACGGTTGCGCGGTCGATCACGTCGAGCCTCGACCACGACGACCTCGTGCAAGAGGCGTTCGTGCGCGTGTTCACGGCAGTGCGCAAGGGCGGCGGCCCCAAAGGAGCATTTCGGCCGTACCTCTTCACGACACTGCGCAACACCGCGGCCGAGTGGGGGCGCAAGCGACGCGAGACCTCGCTCGACAGGCTCGAATCGTTCGAAGACCCGGCAACCAGCGAGGCTGAGACCGAGGCGGCACTCGATCGCGGGCTGACCGCCAAAGCCTTCCGCAGTCTGCCCTCCCGCTGGCAGGAGGTGCTGTGGTACTCAGAGGTCGAGCAGATGACGCCCGCCGAGATCGGACCGTTGCTCGGCATGAAGACGAACAGCGTCGCAGCGCTCACCTATCGTGCGCGCGAAGGTCTGCGGCAGGCCTGGATTCAGGCTCACATCAACTCGGCCGTTGAGGGGTCGGAGTGCCGCTGGACGCTGGAGCGAATGGGTTCGTACGCACGATCGGCTCTCGGCAAGCGCGACACCGTGCGGTTCGAGGAGCACCTCGACGAGTGCGCACGGTGCACGATCGTCGTTGCCGAGGCGAAGGCAGTTGGCTCGAGAATCGCACTTGTCCTGCTGCCGCTCGCGATCGGTGCGACGGGGGCGAGTTCGTATCTCGCGTGGCTGCAATCGGGGCAGGATGCTGCGGTCATGGCGATGCCCGCAGGACTCGCCGCGAGCGTCGGCGCACCGGCTGGCGCGGCCGGCGCAGGAGCCGCGTCCGGTGGCAGTGGTGGCGCGAGCGGAGGAGGAGCAAGCGGCAGCGCGGGCGGAGCAGGGACGACGAGTACCGGCCTTTCTGCGGGAGCCCTCGCGGTCGGCGGAACGGTGATTGCCGGCGTGCTGGCGGCAGCGGTAGCGGCGGCCGTCATCTTCATTCCCACGCTGTCGCCGGTTGACGGCGACGCGCAGACGTCGCCACCGCAGGCTGCGGGGCAGCCGCCAGCCGTCGGGGACCCCGATGATGGCGCGGAGCTTGTGCTTCCCGACGAGAAGCTTCCACCTGAAGACAGCGTCCCGCCGGCCGACGACGCGCCGCCTGCCGACAGCCCTCCTGCTGCTGAGCCTCCTGCGCAAGACCCGCCGGTCGCGGCGCCGCCGGTGGACGAACCTCCGTCCGACGACGTGGACGACGCGGCTCCTCCATCGAAGCCGGACGACTCCGACGATGACACGGTAAATCCCCCTCCCGGGGAGACACCGCTGGCCGCTCCCTCAGACATCGCGTACGACAACGGCGGCGGTACCTCGTACCCCGTGGTGTCAGGAACAGCGGCTCCCGGCAGTACGGTGACGCTCGCAATCACGTCGGCGGGCGAAGAGCCGACGACGCAGTCGACCGGAGAATCGGCGAGTCTCATGATGGCGCCGACAGCTGCGTCTATCGAACCCCTCGTCGTCACTGCCGACGGGCAAGGAGCATGGGTGACGGAGCCCCTCAGATACAACCCCGGTGCCTACTCACTGACGGCGACGACAACGCTTGGTGAAAGATCATCTCCGGCGTCGGCTCCCGTCGAGTTCGTCGTAACGGCGTCTCCAGCCATCACGGGCGTCGGAGGCACTGCGCACTGCAGCTTGGATCCCGCTACTGAAGAAATTGCCTGCGACGAGGCCACCGCTGTGGACATCACATCACTCACATTTGCGGGGACCAACAACGCGCCGGTGCAAATTACTCTGACGAACGGCGACGCGTCGCCGTTCGTATGGACGGCAGAGATCAGCGACGAGGGGACGCTGGCGTGGGAATTCGAGGACCCGCTTCCGGTCGAAGTTGCTCTGGGCGACACCGTGTCGATCGAGTACGTGGCGTCCGGTAGCGCGGTCCCGGGAACGTCGAGGCTTCTCTTGACCTATCTTGAAGATCCTGCCGTGGCTTCACCTGGATCTTCTGCAGCCGCATCCATCGACCCGCCCAGTCGCGCTATGCGTTCCGAGGATCTGGTCAGCGGAGCCTGA